The Mastacembelus armatus chromosome 14, fMasArm1.2, whole genome shotgun sequence genomic interval AATGTTACATTATCGGACCAATGGGGCGATGGCTTTCTTTCTGGTCAAAAGTCACATTGACATTATGTAAATATGGACAGACATAACAGAACTACGAAAGTTTTTATTAGATAACCTACATCTCGCTAATTCCATACACATGAATTACCACCTCCACCCTGAATCtggattgtttttttatgaCAATTACATTAGGATATGTAAATGAGAATATTTTTAGTTTCAAGGGGTAGAACccaattttttttatgtctttttaaatcTTTGGTAACACTAAACGAACAAATGATCAGTTGTTTCTATGGAAGAGGAGCAGTAAAGGTGCATCTATTAAAGTATctctttctgacattttttgtgTAAAACAGCACTTACTGGATACATATTACATAAATTCTTACCATAACAGATTAGACTTTTGCCTATCATTCAGCTTAAAGTGGCAGACCTTTAGTCACTATTGTAAAAGGTTTGTGACAATTGCATTATGATTTCCCTGACTGTAGTAGAAATCTATTACAGTACCCACATAAAGACATCGGCTACTTTAAGTCAATTTATTTAACAGAGCACAAGGATTTCCTGCAGAAATGAGCTGTATGCATTTTGTTAGCAAATTAATTTTAAGTTGTACTATTATTACATCATTACTGCTTCGAGgaaaggcaagtttatttgtatagcaagAAGCATTTCCAAGCTGTTATGACAGAATACTTTTTGTTAGTGTCAGTGGCAACGATGCATCATGTGTGGCAATGTTCTGTCTGGGCTCTGTCTCTCAGCTGATGGCAGTAATGTGAAGGGCCCTGCATCCAAGAAACAGAAGCAGGAGAAGCAGCGCACTCGCAAGGATAAAGCTGCACAGCACAGTTTCAGCCACCCACTGTTGGCAGCCTCACTGAAGGTAAACAGGAACACACACCTCTGTCTACCCATATCTGAGGTCCAAACAGGTTCTGTAAGAAACCACAGCAGAGATCACATCTCATCTACTCTCATTGATATAAATGATGTCACAATATTAGAAACTTTGGGGACTTCCATCAAAATAACATTAAGTACAGGCTGTTGAAttgaatgaatttatttttgttaattggAAGAAACATCAAACCAAGTGTATTTGTGGTCAGTTTTAAAGAATAACATCTTCAATAGGAAAAAATTAGGCCTTGCATTAGACTCTTTATCTGaagctgtttctgtctgtgtttgtgtccatgtaCTTTCCAGGGCCACAGTGGGAATGTAACATGCCTTGATTTTAGCAGTAACGGGAAGTATCTGGCATCCTGCGCTGATGACCGTACTGTCCGGATTTGGAGTACCAAAGACTTTTTAGAGCGGGAACACAAGTATCTGCGAGCTAATGTGGAGTTGGATCATGCTACACTGGTCCGCTTCAGTCCAGACTCCAGGTCTGAactggactgtttttttttgtttgtttgtttgtttgttttgtttattgtctACAGAAACATGATAAACTCTTTTACTGACCATCATCTTTTCACTGCAGGGCATTTATCACCTGGTTGGCTAATGGAGATACCATTCGAATCTTCAAAATGATCAAGAAGGATGATGGCACTATGAGCTTTAAGGCTGCAGCTGAGGACTTCCCACAGAAACATAAGGCCCTTATCCTCAACATTGGTATCGCAGAGACAGGTACAGAGCACATGTAACTCCCAAAATACAGTTATTTAtgaatttgtagtttttaatcCTGTCTGTCCATGTCTCAAGTTGACTGTAGTTTCACTGCAGATCTTCTAGTTTGCCACCAGTCTAAAACATGTGTTGTTAATTCTGTTTGTTCTCTGCAGGCAAGTTCATCATGAGCGCCTCCACCGACACCACCATCCACATCTGGGACCTGAAAGGAGAGGTACTGGCCTCTATCAACACTAACCAGATAACCAATTCTTATGCTGCCATCTCCCCATGTGGCAGGTCAGTCCCCCTCCCTCACTGCAAACCTTCCACTTGAAAGATCAGACAGGGAGTCACCTGTAGGCTTTTATATTACGTGGTCGTACAACACTGAATTAAAGTTGATTTATTGTGGCTTTTTGACATTGTTTATTAGAAGTTCTTTActataaatgtgaaaacagatagtttttaaatcactgtacagttttctctctgtaaCTCAGATGTCAACAGTCGATCATTTGAGGTCCTTGGAGTATATTTTATTGAGCAGTCTGTAGTCTAGGTAAAACATGGTAAAATGTTACTGTGAGACAAAGTCCTGTGTGACTGATGATGTTTGTCCCTGTGCTCAGGTTTGTAGCATCATGCGGCTTCACCCCTGATGTGAAGGTGTGGGAAGTTTGCTTCGGGAAGGCAGGAGAGTTTAAAGAGGTGGCACGAGCATTTGACCTGAAGGGCCACTCCGCAGGAGTTCACGCATTCGCCTTTTCCAATGACTCTCATAGGTAATCAAGGCTTTTCTGGTAATAGTCCAGAGGCAAAGCTGTGGCTCACACTGGTCTGACTTAATAGTTAAGCAGCTGCTTAGCAAATTAGTGTTGCATCTAGAAATGAGGGGAATCTGTTAATGTGGGTCTCTCCAGAGTAGAAAAATATATCTACCAGCAACATTAAGCTTCTTAATGAACACATCATACAAAAAccaggcaaggcaaatttatttgtatagcaccattcatacactacgcaattcaaagtgctttacaaggcatataattacattaaaagcatggaaaagagcatttaaaaactaaAGAGTAAAGACAGTGTGTTGTGATTTTACTGAGGGTTATATGTGAAGTTTCTGTTGGGATCTTTGCAACCAGTGAAGACAAGTTAATCTAACAGAGCCGCCATCCTCTGCAGTGTGACGCCGACATATAATTgttcttttcattcattgtaTTTATCAGAATGGTGACTGTGTCCAAGGACGGTACGTGGAAGCTGTGGAACACAGATGTGGAGtacaaaaaacagcaggatcCCTACCTCCTGAAGACAGTCCCCTGTGCATCATCTGAAGGTAGCCTGGTGGCCTTGTCTCCAGATGGACGGGTGGTAGCTGTCAGCGATGGGTCTAACGTAGCTATGTATAATGCTGCCAGTGGTGAGCTGGAGGAGGAACTGCACGGTGTCCACAGCAAGGAGATCACCGACCTTAGATTTGACATTAACGGACGCTTCTTGGTGTGCAGTGGCGACAAGGCCATTCGAGTGTTTCACAATGCCCCAGGCTACCGGGCGGCCATCAGAGACATGCAGGACATGCTGAAGAAGGCACAGAACGAGGCCATGAAGCAGagactgcagcagcagatcaaAGAGGCCCAGAGTGCCCTGGACACTGTGCTGGCTGCTCCTGTTGACTGAAGGAGCCCCAAGAAATCACACCCTGATCATAACAGTGTCTGACTCTGACTGCTAATCTTTTTTTGCAACCTCAACTCTCCCTCATCTACTAAATAATCTGGTCAGGGAATAATGGAATTTGCATGCAGTTTTAATAAAGAATATCTTTTTATGGAAAGATAAAACTGTTTGAATTCACATTTGCTGTTCAGTTCCCAGTAGTGTTTAATGTGTGATCTCTGCTGTGGTTACTTACATGTGCCTTCTGCAGCTTCAGCGACGTATTTGCAGAGGCTGAATGACACACCTAGGATGTCTGTACCAATGCTGCCCCTTCTTTTAAGGCTGtaacacatcaaatgttttgTACGACACAATGCAAATTGGAAATTTCTGACCTTTTACATAAATTTAACAAGTTATATATCCAGTTTGTCATGTCCTGctgttttagtgtgtttgtgcatctgaAATTTATTGGACTAGATTTCCTGGGCAGCTAAAAGCTAAAACTATGTGACTATTTTCTGGTAAACTGAccctttaaatttaaaacacagcTAACCTTTGTCACTTAAAGGACAAAGTCTAATATCTGGTTCATCCAGATCATAAGACACTTCTCTTCATACTAACTGCGTAAACCTGgagtaaaataataaacttgCATTTGAATTACAACAacttaaaatacataaatacatcagAAGTAATGGggcaacaaatgtatttttatttgagttaatttgattattttctaGATTAATC includes:
- the tbl2 gene encoding transducin beta-like protein 2 codes for the protein MEVAALVALTLLLGALVVLVALAVGRRKDEIREETEHAAEFAADGSNVKGPASKKQKQEKQRTRKDKAAQHSFSHPLLAASLKGHSGNVTCLDFSSNGKYLASCADDRTVRIWSTKDFLEREHKYLRANVELDHATLVRFSPDSRAFITWLANGDTIRIFKMIKKDDGTMSFKAAAEDFPQKHKALILNIGIAETGKFIMSASTDTTIHIWDLKGEVLASINTNQITNSYAAISPCGRFVASCGFTPDVKVWEVCFGKAGEFKEVARAFDLKGHSAGVHAFAFSNDSHRMVTVSKDGTWKLWNTDVEYKKQQDPYLLKTVPCASSEGSLVALSPDGRVVAVSDGSNVAMYNAASGELEEELHGVHSKEITDLRFDINGRFLVCSGDKAIRVFHNAPGYRAAIRDMQDMLKKAQNEAMKQRLQQQIKEAQSALDTVLAAPVD